One window of the Lytechinus variegatus isolate NC3 chromosome 3, Lvar_3.0, whole genome shotgun sequence genome contains the following:
- the LOC121410723 gene encoding uncharacterized protein LOC121410723: MKMANPTEKERKKAVAICSSASKSNIKALITMVSNMKNTTVKFIQLPYNDLDSFRLSSEGLDGVILCHSINNRRFAITDVMDALYDKFLPHVKQVFGKSNVFVIAHDFPWPMKSGGSSSADQHAKIKSSHMQSFRDKQPTAFECSHRAIICGNMDKQVDMDKGDREQLEVFVSQCRVQAQIRGPTSKRIVSVHGFEVDLSDPKILGGLAVCLLLSMVFWRYVKPFLYRTVEVFAYYFFVSLFVPAICRVYHDRGKGHLVFRDDKYWKAILFTLTLGLIYTLVRMNRAGGVLAFLFPVIPFAGMVYLRWKQGSRKPKLPSLPSRGTFQWSKPPWWKFPYRFWRHFIKAAVEYAYSLV; this comes from the exons atg aaaatggCAAATCCAAccgaaaaagagagaaaaaaggctGTAGCCATCTGTTCGTCAGCATCGAAGTCCAATATCAAGGCTCTCATTACTATGGTTTCTAATATGAAAAACACAACAGTCAAATTCATTCAGCTACCATACAATGATTTAGACAGTTTTCGGCTTTCAAGTGAAGGACTTGATGGTGTGATCCTTTGTCATTCGATCAACAATCGTCGTTTTGCAATCACAGACGTCATGGATGCTCTCTATGACAAGTTCTTGCCTCATGTCAAACAAGTTTTCG GGAAAAGCAATGTGTTTGTCATCGCTCATGACTTCCCTTGGCCCATGAAATCTGGCGGCTCTTCGTCTGCAGACCAGCATGCCAAGATCAAAAGTAGTCACATGCAGAGTTTCCGTGACAAGCAACCGACAGCTTTCGAGTGTAGCCATCGGGCCATAATATGCGGCAACATGGACAAGCAAGTTGACATGGACAAAGGTGACCGTGAACAACTTGAAGTCTTCGTGAGCCAGTGCCGTGTTCAGGCTCAGATCAGGGGGCCTACTAGTAAACGCATCGTAAGCGTCCATGGATTTGAAGTAGATTTGAGTGATCCTAAAATTCTTGGCGGTCTAGCCGTGTGCTTATTACTGTCAATGGTCTTCTGGCGATATGTCAAACCGTTTCTGTATCGTACTGTTGAGGTGTTTGCatactatttctttgtttcccTCTTTGTACCTGCCATCTGCAGGGTATACCATGACCGCGGGAAGGGTCATCTGGTATTCAGAGATGACAAGTATTGGAAAGCGATTCTATTCACATTGACTCTTGGTCTCATTTATACCCTGGTAAGAATGAACCGCGCAGGAGGTGTGCTAGCTTTCCTATTCCCCGTGATACCTTTCGCTGGCATGGTATACCTGAGATGGAAGCAAGGGTCCCGAAAACCAAAACTTCCGAGCCTCCCATCTCGTGGAACTTTCCAATGGTCAAAGCCACCATGGTGGAAGTTCCCTTACCGATTCTGGCGCCACTTTATTAAGGCTGCCGTTGAATATGCTTACAGTTTGGTTTAG